The sequence below is a genomic window from Sparus aurata chromosome 6, fSpaAur1.1, whole genome shotgun sequence.
CGCCAACATCTCATCCtggttgggaaaaaaaagagccaacCACAAGCCAGAGCAGAGAGTGAGATCAGAGTTTAATTCAGAAGAAGTATCTGCTAATCAGATTTGTCAGTCTTCTACCTGCAATTCCAATTGATCAGAAGGTAAACAAAGGTATGTGTGCATACCTGCACGGGGTCGACGGTGTCTCGGACGACACACAGCACGTCGAAACGGGACACGATGGGCTCCGTCAGGTCCACGTTCTCAGCAAAGGTCAGGGAGGGGTCGTACCTGCCACCTGAGGGGAAACGAGCAACGGTGAACACAAAACTTCTGAGTAACACACTGAAAATTACAATGTCAGGGCTTTGTAAATGCACTTGAACGCATCATGCCGACGCTTCAAGCGCCGTTTTACGACGCAAAGATAAAATAACTCTCCACGAGGTTCATAATGAGGCTTAAACAATCTCAAAGCAGGTTTCAGGTCTCTGATGTTGACTTTTATAACATTCGGAAGAATTGAAGGTactgaactgaaaggtttaacTTTCATCGATGTACTCAAGTGGGCGAaacatacagaaacacagataCTTTTCACAAAAGTCTGATATCTTTCTGTCCGACTCCGCGTTACGCACCGATGGGGTTGGACGCAGCGATGACGGTGCATCTGGCCTGCAGCGAGGTGACGATGCCGGCTTTGGAGATGGAGATGCTCTGCTGCTCCATGGCCTCGTGGATGCTCGTCCTGTCTGCGTCGTTCATCTACAGGACGAGAGTGCGGTTAGAAGTTTGTCTGCAGTCGGCACATTCGTGattcaggaggaggacagtgaaGGACTGCGATCGTCTCACCTTATCGAACTCATCGATCAGACACACCCCGCGGTCGGCCAGCACCAGCGCTCCGGCCTCCAGCGTCCACTCGCGGCTGACTGGGTGTCTCTGGACGTAAGCGGTCAGACCGACGGCGGAGGCTCCCTGACCCGTGGTGAACACGGCGCGGCTCGCCACCTTCTCCACGTacctgcagagaaaacagatcGTCAGAGTCAGCGGCTTTCTATTCAAACAGCTTCCACACCGTCATATTTCTTTTTGCTCAGCGCCTTTGTGTATTGTATTCATATTTAACATACAGATAAAAGAGTGTGTTCCATTCGACTCTTAGAAGAAAAGCCAATATCCCAAATAGCTGAAATAGTCCTTTAACGTATTGTTGAAGGTTCCACATATCTTTATGTTTCTGACGCTTATTTTTTTGCTGATACGTACTTGAGGAACTGCGACTTGGCCGTTCCCGGGTCTCCACACAGCAGGCAGTTGATGTCTCCACGCACCTTATGTTTCCCACCTGGAAGAGAGCGCAGAGAGCTGATGTGTAAACAGAAACGAACGGGACGGCGACACACGCAGGTGTCGGTGCTGTTGCGTCGGGCGCTCTCAGCCTACCTGGATTTTTGGCCTCTCCTCCGAACAGCGACAGGGCGAGAGCTCTCTTGATTTCCTCGTGGCCGTAGATGGACGGCGCCATGCTGGCAAAGATCTGCAGACGTGACGGAGAGGCAGTTAGCAAAACATCTGTGATTTATAAAGCTGTCGGTCAGGCAAATATCACCAACGAGCCATCTGGATCTGTAAGGATTCATCACCATCAATCTTTTAGAAAATCTTATTTCTTAAAATCCAgtatggattttctttttttaggagTAACAGTTTTGGTTTCTTCTCTGAGTAAAGTTATAATTCAGATATAATTGAATAACTTTTACTCACAAATTTAACTGTTAACTGACATATTCGACTGAGCTGAACTAAATATTTATACCAAAATAATCATCAGCGGTTTAAATGTTTCCTCCCAACTTGTCCAACTTCAGGATCAAAAACCTGAGCAGCCGACTGTAGTGTCGTgcctcctcaccctctctccGATGCGTTCGTCTTTCGACAGGGCGACGATGGCCTTGACGTCTTCGTCCGTCAGCTCGGCCACGGCGACGCCCTCGTCTCTGCGGGTGATGTGGTTGGCCAGGATCACCGTGGCGAACACCGGGAAGCCGTTCGCCATGTTCAGAGAGCCGTCGTAGTTGTTGTGGTAGATGCCCGTCAGTTCCTGGTGaggggtggaaaaaaatgatgtgtgaTATCCGGCatgttttgatcatgttttcagGGACTGATGTGTtgcattcatgtgtttttaacTCACGATCTCGTCTCCAGGCTTGCAGTTGTCCACCAGGTCGGCCAGCAGGATGGCGTCTTTGGAGCGCGGGAGGCGACCGGCGGCGACCTTACCGGGACTCTCCTGGATGGTGATTCTCTGGTAGTTCTGGTACACGGTCTGCAGGAGGGAGGTGATTGGTTAATTGAGCCAAAGAGTGACAAAGATCTGACAAATTATCACTTTAAATTTTATGGTAAATCAGAACCCGATGTTTGGAAAGCATCTAAAAGTCATTATGTTAAACATTAGCAAGTGGAGAATTGTGAGGTTTGAGAACAGATTGCTTCtaaatgtattaatataaaacaacatttctaatttctggcgtctctcacctcctccatgTTGATCTCGAAGGGGCCGAGGGACTGACACTCTGGGCAGGAGCCCGGCTTCACCTCCTGGTTCTGGGACTGGAAGAAGGGTCCCAGCACGAAGTTACACTTGTTACAGTTGTACTTGACCATGCCGAGCTGAGGCAGGACGCCGGTGCAGCTGCTCACCACACCGCTGGTCCGGATCAGCTGGTTCAGGTGGAGCTgcctgaagaagaggaggagaagaagaagaagaagaaagctgTGAAGTGTGAAATCCTCAATTCATTCTTTGCTTGTTTAGGCAGCAGATTCCATCTTTCGCGCGTTCTCGGCAGACGACAGTTTGTGGACCTTGGACTTCACAGAAGATGCATTATTTAAACGCTCCATCTGCTCACATTGATCCAGATGTCTGGTGCCGCTCTCAGGAGAAAATGATTCATGCAGTGTTTGTTGATACAGTCTGCAGGAAGTCAATTTCTATTTATACAACCCATAAATTACACACTTGCCTCAGAGGGCTTTACAGTCTGTGGAAAAAAGTACAACACCATCAATCCTTCGATCGTTAATTCAGAGAAGGGTAAACAGAGAAACCGTGCGCTGCAGTCAAATCACGTCCGAGTTACAATAATTAACCATACCCCAAATTAAGTCTGGGATTAAACAACTTCTTGGTACTTTGGCATCCAAACAAATATGGACACCTCACATCAGCCAGACTACGTGTAGTGATCATGAGTTTGAAAGTTTCTGCgataaaacatcttaaaagcACAGTTGTGATCAGATGGCCGTCCATGGTCCAATTTGTGTCACTAAAGGGGTCCTTCACATGAGAAAAAATTAGAATCACATCTGTATataaggaatatatatacacacataataTTACCTGAGTGAACGGATCTCCTCGACCAGCGGCAGGTTACAGATACGAACGTGGATCTCGTGAGCGATGCGGTCGTACTTGGGGTACATGGCCAGAACCACCTCTTTAGCTGCCTCATCAAAaatctgacaggaaacagacagaagaCGGGGTGGACAGTGTTCATTCACTTCAGTTTAACTGGGTCAGAATAATGAAGTTAGCAAGTTGAGCTAACAGGACTTCTCTTTAATGGAAGTGACCTGAAATCCCTTCCACTCATTCTTCATCATTTTGTTCGGGCAACAGCAGAGTTTAATTGGCAAACATAATTAAAAAATCACCAACAGAAAGGTCGTTGTAAAGGCAGACTCAAAGATTTGTAGCCAAAGATGTGAGATTCTCACTGATCAGACCTCAGAAATATAAGATTTTAAAAACGATCTCTCCTTTATTGGCGCCATCCTGTGAGAAAAAAGTCTAAACAACAGAAGTACACTCACCTTCAACATCTCAGTCGGAGCCTCTGGCAGGAAGTAAGCCAGAACGTGCTCTCTGGCTGCGAGGTCCTCATAGTTTACGACCAGACTCTCCTTATTCTCTGGAGTGAAGAGTTTACTCATTTAAAACCAGAAATCAAATCGAGGAAACGCTTCTATAATTTCATAAAGCACTGGAAGCTGGAAGGCGGCGCTACCTTTGCACATGTCGCTGATCTTCTCCTTGAACACGTTGTGGCCGTTCTCGTCGACGTGCGTCCGCAGGAAGTTCTTGAAGCGGTTGTAGATCTCCAGCCTGGGCGCCATCATGGACACCCACTCCCTCACAGTGTGACCCTGCAGACGGAGGAAAACACCGTCAGACCCTCGACCACAGCTGGAACGCCACTGTGCACCACCACATCTGTACTGATactactgcagcagcagtgtaaCAACCTTCATGTCCTCCAAGTTCTCGATGCTCTCGAtcatttcttcttcctctccgtctGCGACGCCCTCCGCTGCCCGCTCAGCCAATCGCCTCCGCCGAGCCGCCGGGCGCTCGTCGTCCTCGTCTTCGCTGTCTGGAtaacagaggggaaaaaaaagttaaccCCTCATTCCACTTCAGCACACCTCTGCCAAGCATCTGTCTGCTTCTTAATCAATAATGTCCTGATTTATCCACCATTTTATCCGTTTCtgttacatttctttttctgttatctgtagggaaactgtttgttttctgtaaaagtaaaaacacaagcagacaaAATAATATCCATATCCTCTCCTGACAAACTACACATGCCTCAGACCCAGAACACAGAAGTAGTTATTGGTGATGATGTCGACAATAACATCAACAGTGCAACATAAAAGAAAGTTCATAATGGATCTTGGATTGATTTCTTACTATGACGCTCAAAAGTTTTTGGAACTTCAGTTTGGGGACGTAAACAGGAAgtatgatgatgtcatggagTCAGTGAGTTAGCAGTAGGCGACACGTTAAGCCCCGTCTTTCATTTGTTGTTTACTTCTTTACATTTTGGCGAAGCAGCACCATTAAAAGTATGCCGAATTAACCATCAGCACTTCCTCTTTGCAGTGTAAGTATTGATGTACACAAAACTGTCCGTGGAAAACTTTCATAcggaagaaaaagtaaaaatgtgatAATTCCTAGGCAAGTTCTGCAAGTGGAAAGATGTCGATTTATAAAAGGATTTATAGACATTTATCCACAACTGATCAGAGATGATTACATCTTCTGACAGTGCAAGTCACACTGAACCTAAAAATACATCAATCATATCTGTGAACTCAGATTTCACTGAATTATgactgctgcttttctttaatGCAGAGActttgggttttagactgtACTTAAGACaaaggaagacattttaaaaagtcactttgggctctgagaaactgtgatgagcattCATTATGATCTGAAATGATTAACTGTGAAAATCTTTAACAGATTTATCCATAAAAACTAATCTAGTTGCAGCCCTTCTCACCGTAGAGCAGTCCTCTCCTCAGACGCCCACTGATGCCCTGCtccctgtccctcctcctcatgGCCTCCTCGGCGGCGGCCCTGGCTCCAGGCGACAGCTCCGACAGATCCTCGTCATCCAGGTCCAAACCCTCGGCCTCGTACTGATCCAGCGCCGGGATGATCCGGTAATccctgagcagagagagagagaggagaaacacaCTCAAGCTCCAAAActttccaacacacacacgggaAATCTGTAACAAGTgcgtccgtcctcctcctcacctctccaTCCCGTCCCCGATCAGgtcctctccatctccctcttcctcctcctctccgggCAGATGCGACTCCCCCAGCAGCCCCTCCGACTCATCCTCGAAGGGAGGCAGGTCTCGTCCAGGGCTGGAGGTCATGTCTCCCCTCCTGGAGGCTCGGCTGGGGCTGGTGGCCATGTGGTACGACTCGGAGGAATCCTGCCCCACCACACAGAACAACATCGACAAATTACTACAACCGCTATTATTTAAGTACAGGAACATTTTCTGTAACCGACCACCATCATCGAGTGTTTGAAACGAGTTTATTAAGCTTCAAAGTTTGGCTCTAGTTTTTTACActgtcagattttatgtttgttcATCTTCTGTCGTCTGTTTCTTGTTTGTTCGTGTGACGTTAgtgtgactctgcagctgctACACCACACCGTCAGGATTATCAAAGCATCTTCTCATCTGAATTTAAGAGGACGTGAGACGCGAGTTTATTGTTCGACTGATTCTAAAATCCAGACGATCTACGGAGGAAAAGTTTCCCCGGTTTGGCACTGAAGAACTTAagatgacctctgaccttttcaGAACTCAACTGTGGTCACTTGAGAAAAATGAGCCTTGTCTCACGTATTATACGCCAAAATTGATATATTATAACaatttattatatatacatGCTATTCTATGTAGATATACAGTATTCTTTTCAGCAAATGAATCATCAGCCAGTTGTTTTTAGTGATTTTGAAACAGATATTTGTAGTGTTTactcattttttaaatgcattgtCCAATTTATTCGTTAGTTACTCTCTGTGGTGaagtatatttattttataatttgtGATATTTCCcttcatcagaatcagaatcgtttttattgtcattgcacaaTGTACAACGAAATTTTTTAGCAGCAACCGAGTGTCACACGACATAAATATAGtgaaagtacaagtaaaaagtacagtaaaaaaaaaaaaaaaaaagtacaaggcATTTGGTGcaatgtagtatataaaaaatagattaatagataaatagaaaaatatttACAGCTCTTTTTACGGATACATAAGCGTGCTTTGGTGAatgttttggacattttctcCACACGTGACAAACACTGAACTGGATTATTACTTTTACAAATGTCATGCATTGATTTTAAGTTTCCAgatacctttaaaaaaaaaacatcctccagTTTCTCTCCAGTGACACATGCGTCTTATAACATATCATCTGATACGTGACCATCTCAAACTGGAGTCCCAGTATTTCTCTCATTGTTGGATTCACATCATCTCATCAAGtctcaacaaacaaaaaaacaaagcttttcttctgactgttttcactgttaacaTGGTGACAGATCACACCTGTTACACCCATGAGAACAGTGTAATGAGATGTAAGAAACAAAGACTTCGGTAAAAATGAAGTTGCAGGATTATAAGTGACATTCTCTTATCAAACCACCAGTGAAGTTGTTAAATGTCATGTGGAGCTCTTTTCGGTATTAAAACACGTTTGCTGTAAAGTtaatatctgtatttatttctaactttactgttttttagACCTCTGCTGACACTTTGTCTTCAGCTGGCAGGTAACAAAAAGCTGAGCAGCCACATGGCAGCTCTGCTTTTACTGCAAGAGGACAACATGTACATGACTGACTACTGTTCGTGTTATCAGGTGAGCAAAAGCAATTTACAGTAACATATACACTCgatttttactttaaaagcattttaattcagttttacGATCAAAGCTTGACCATAAATCCTCTGTGATTGTTGTGATCGACACAAAATTGCACATGTCAAAGTTAGAAACTGCAGGAAACTCGAACAACAAACGTAAAACAGATTATTTTAACTTCTCCCTCCTTCAGCTGAAGTATAAAACCCGACAAACACGTTATTCGGTGCGTTTTTAAAGGTTTTCACTCACCGCCATTGTTCCGTGCGTCTCTTTCTGCCTCTTGTAAAGAAACTTCTCCTTCCGGCCGGGAGTCACTTTTCGCGCGAAACGACCACGTGATCCTCAAAGCCCGCGAAATATAATGAATATTCAGAATGTAGAGCTTCCTCATTGGTCGTTCTCCAGTAAAGGGGAGGGGTCTTACAGTACTGTGCGCTTGGTTTGATAGGACACCGTCAGTGAGGCCGTTCAGCCGCGGTGGGCGGTGACGGTGGATCAACGGGTGGAGTGAAGGCGGTGCGAGCCGCTGATTGAAACAAACTCACCCTTCTCTGAGCTTTGCAGCAGGGGCGGAGATAATGACGTAAATATTTTCCCGGGAATATTTTGGCTGCGTTCAAATCCGAACACTGCCTCCTTGACAACTCATCCGGTGTTATCCAAGTCCAGAATTGTTTTGTGCACTGTTCCTTTCATTTAACCAAGAGAGTAAAGATCATGAAATTATGACGAAATAGTAGTTTACATAAGAGAACattcacttttacttgtaaATATTGAGATGTCTTGATAAATCTACTCAGATTCTATTCCACAGCATGTCTTCAGCTCTTGAAAGATCTTAAAAAACATTAAGTGTAGCTTCTTTATTGCACTGGAATGTAGTTACTTAAATAAAGTCTCCTACTGATTTTGTATATATCGTTGCTGCTCTCATATCTGACTCTACATTTCAATTTCTGCCCGGATACAGCTGAAAACCAcagataattaaaataaaagtgaaactCATGATGCACCTTACAGACATCAGTAATGATAGTTAAATCCAAACAGGTAAAACCAACAACTCAAACCTTTAATAATCATTCATCAAATATAACATCACACCTTTCAAACCCcccaaaacagaaacaacacattcatttatACAGCATCAGAACAACAGCGGCTCCTCCTTTTAATTAAATTGGGTTTGCAAGGTTTTTAGtgcagcaaataaataaatatcacaaATTACTTTTCACTCATTGGTATCAAAATGGCGACTTGTCGACCTGCTCGAACAGATGAGAGGTTTAAAGAAACGTGGGTCGCGTTTAAGAAAGCAACTGAACCACCAGGTGTAGTTTTCATGTGATCGGACAGGAAGCAGTCGTTTTCTTTCCTTTATCACTtgaaaacaatttaaatgtttaatgtttttgcttttgtcttattttttgaaaaattaaTTGTTGCTAGTATCATTATTTTCAGAGAAAGGCCATGagaaacaaaatatcaaacaaaaacattcatttgtGGACTTCATATTAGAACATAAAGTAAAACATGAAGCAAAAATCAATCTTTATATCAGCGTCCCGTCACTTCTGAGCTGtttaaggcttttttttctctttctttttcttaatgGTGTGAATTAAATCTTTAACAAACACCCTCACGTCCTGAACTCAATATATGACCGCTACATATACAGTCAGGAAatgattcatttttaatgttgaatctaaatTTAACAATAAGTTCATAATATTAGCTTTAATTATGCATGCAGAGATCGAGCAAAATATGAAACTTTAGCCTTTAATGCTTTGTTTGGCCGCACATCGTGAGCCCAAACTTTGATTTCTGGCTTGAGTTGTGTCCGTTGAGAAAACCCCAGATCAAAAATACATGAAGCTGTAATTTCAAGACGCAGAAAACCTAAAAGGAACCATGAAGGTTTCTGCTCCCCACAGATCCTGGATTCAAGCACTTCAGTCGTTAAAACACATTCACTGGTGTCTTTGTGAGGATCCGTCTGGAGTTCAGTGATCAGTGTCCAGACTCTTTTCAGGCAGCTGTAGCTCTAGAACATCCAGTTAAGAGTTCAATTTCATGTACCATGTGGAGGTTAGTAGTCACTTTCACTTGACTTGAGATAAGATGCAACACTGATGCTGTGAAATTTGATCATTACAGAGCAGATGGTGTAAAAAATAAGGTGAAAGGCAGTGGTGAGAAACACAGAGatgttataaatgttttagACTTACAGACGAACCCTTAAAAGTAGATTTTCTCTTCCGTTTCCTGCAACAAAACATACCAGGTTTAACACTAAAGTAGTCAGGTAAACATGATTCATCAACAAAAGAAGAACGTGTACGGGAGAGCGCAATATCAGGAATTATCAAATCAGTGGGAGTTTTCCACATTTGTACAATCTGTATGGAGTTTAAAAAGGAACAAGGCTCAAAAGATACAACTCCCCCAAGAGCGGCACTTCCATCaagtgaaaggaaaggaaaggaaaggagaggaagagtaaaaagaaagaacgaaagaaaaaaacaaaacaaaacaaaacaaaagaaagaaaatagtttttttttcatgataaaatCTGTCCAGGACGGATCTGCAGagtgtcaaaataaaattcatCTAGAGTGCCTCTCAGGAGGAAGAaggcttcaaaataaaacccactCTCACAAGCGCAGGTTCCTGCTAGTTTGaggtttcaaaataagagccgTCCAGATGAAGGAGTGGAAAGCGGAGAGATGTTTAGTCGTTGTCTGGTTGTTTCACACGGCAGGAGCCAGATTTCTACATCCCATCTCAGCATGTGTCTGTCATGTAGCATGTTATGACCAGCAGTTGGCATGTGACGTTTGACACACTTCCTGCATGTGTGTTCTGTCTGAGGACACCTCAACGCATCCtcctcagtttgtgtttgttcccTGTGAGGACAAGTGAGACCTCGAGTAGTTTTCTTTCATCCTGGTAGAGGCTGCCAGCCAGGTCAGTGTCTGCAcgagtgttttatttcagaactAGAGTCGCCTCGGAGCCATCTTTCCTCTTCAGATACAGTCCGTAGCTGAGGTGGTGTTCCCTCCTCAGGAAAGCGTAGAAATAATCAGACACCAGGAGAATCTGACgggagagaaagatgaagaCACAGATGAGTTCTTTACCGTGTGATCGAGGAAAACAATAACTTGATATTACTTACTTTTATTGACCCTGAGCTGTCTCCAAATATTAAATCCCAGCATGACATGAATAACAAATACAAGGTCTCAAATTGTCCCAGTAAGACATGACAGTAGGGCTGTAGCGATACACTaatctcacgatacgatacgatacacgatattcagctcatgatatgatatatatcacgatatttaGCCAACGATACGATTCGATACGATTCGATacacttacatcattttctgaaagattttaaaagggacagtgtgattttggtgacatcttgtgagtgaatacgacaatacaaccatttaattaattgtagggctgggtatcaccaggtacctcgcgatacaataccatcacaatattttgccctcgataacgataatatcacgatacagcgattctgcgataatcgacatattgcaagaaatttcatccacgatacatcacgatatctgtgtcactgaagaaattcagaatttattgactgcactgaatccatttcacaggaattacaaaacattgtcaatcaatttcacatgaatgacagccaagtaaacaaagagtatattgcacagtgtctcttcttaacacacacactgactacaactatcattaaatatctatatgtgtgggtttcagagctacttaaaccattttttaaatttaatcccgaagaggggtggtggtgggccaaattttttttttttacatttttaaatatcgatatttggcaccagtgtatcgataacgtacctcaagacgaaatattgcgatatatcgtagtatcgatattttggcacacccctacgtGACAGTGAGGCAGCATGAACGATACACGAagcctgaaactgaagcagctaaatggactTTTGTCTCAGTCACTGTACTGTTTACACCTGTGTTGTTCATGTCGTAACATGTCCACGCTCCTGTCCAGACCGTCCTACCTGTGCCACGTTGAACAGAAGTGTTATGGCGTAGTAGAAGTTGGAGTTGGCGCTGCCGGCGTAGATCCAGAGGTGCCAGAGAACAGGAAACAGAGCGGAGCACGCCAGCAGGACGCAGGACACCAGGAAGATGTTCCTCAAGACTGAACAGGAAGACAAACCAGGACAGGAGATCATGTTACTTCTACACCTCTGCTCCAATTTAAATTCTTATTTATTGGTGCTTTATTGATCTTTTGTTTCATTGGATTACAAGACAATGTGACAGGTAATAATTCATCTTATTGCTTTACGGGGTTTCACTGTCGGTCTATTGATCAAATTCTTCAACCCacagtgaaatatctcaataaCTGTTGGATAAATGGGCGAGAAATTTGATGGATGAAATTGAGGATAATTCTTATATCTTCATTTATACCTTGTTGTTCCATCTACAGCCACCAGCAGGTCATAATTTCCACTCGTCGAACACTTAAAACTAATGACTGTTTTGCTGTCGACCCCACTGGATTgtgttgcattaaaaaaaaaagcagattaaaTGCAGATCACTTCTTTCCTTTATTCTATATTTGTCCAGTGCAGCTCGCTAGAATTCCAAAGCTGCTCTCCGTTATGAGGACAGAGCGGAAAATTAAGTGTGTGACgatgaaaaatgtctgaaatccAGACTCCCAACAAGCTACAAGATCTTTTACATCTCCTCTCTATTTCTAGCAAACAGCAATATACTAATAATTCAGGTAGAATGAATACATGCTgctatgtatatatatcataCTAAACATCTTTTACCGAGAATCTTTGGCACAAAAACTCTGTCTAGGTGAATTAAGATCCATTTCATCCATCCCAATTTCAGGTTGTAGCTCAAAAGCAGTCTGGGCAGTCATGATAAATTGGATCAGACTCAATATTAAAAGTACATCACTAGCTACAtgctaaacattagcatgtcaGTCGTGTTTTAATTAAGGGTCCCATATTGTAGAGAAATACTGTGAAAATATCTAAATCGCTAAATCAACAGAACATTTTAAACACCATCTTTAAATGAACTGTCTGGATGTGTTATGTCACAACTGTACAGTCTACACCCCCAGCACGGACGAGGGTGCAAAAACAGgatcagagatgatgcagaaaCAGGGAGGGAGGTcttgtgagagctgaccaatcagagcagactgggctttttgaGAAAGGGGGCCTTCAAGAGACAGCAACTCAGGAATCCTTACATTTTCAATATActatatttcatgtttaataCACTCACATCGGTGCAGGTGACTCCAGACAGGAAGGAAGGCCAGGTAGAGAGCGATGTCTCCCACAGTGGGGTAAGACTTAAAGATGGAGATCACAGCTAACTGCATGAAGATCAGAAACACTGGATGCTCCCTtaaacacagacaaatatatattttatcaagAGATCTGAGCCTCGTAGGTTGTATCAGCTTGGAAGGACGGACAGATGGCTTGTGAGTAAAAAGCA
It includes:
- the mcm2 gene encoding DNA replication licensing factor MCM2, translated to MADSSESYHMATSPSRASRRGDMTSSPGRDLPPFEDESEGLLGESHLPGEEEEEGDGEDLIGDGMERDYRIIPALDQYEAEGLDLDDEDLSELSPGARAAAEEAMRRRDREQGISGRLRRGLLYDSEDEDDERPAARRRRLAERAAEGVADGEEEEMIESIENLEDMKGHTVREWVSMMAPRLEIYNRFKNFLRTHVDENGHNVFKEKISDMCKENKESLVVNYEDLAAREHVLAYFLPEAPTEMLKIFDEAAKEVVLAMYPKYDRIAHEIHVRICNLPLVEEIRSLRQLHLNQLIRTSGVVSSCTGVLPQLGMVKYNCNKCNFVLGPFFQSQNQEVKPGSCPECQSLGPFEINMEETVYQNYQRITIQESPGKVAAGRLPRSKDAILLADLVDNCKPGDEIELTGIYHNNYDGSLNMANGFPVFATVILANHITRRDEGVAVAELTDEDVKAIVALSKDERIGERIFASMAPSIYGHEEIKRALALSLFGGEAKNPGGKHKVRGDINCLLCGDPGTAKSQFLKYVEKVASRAVFTTGQGASAVGLTAYVQRHPVSREWTLEAGALVLADRGVCLIDEFDKMNDADRTSIHEAMEQQSISISKAGIVTSLQARCTVIAASNPIGGRYDPSLTFAENVDLTEPIVSRFDVLCVVRDTVDPVQDEMLARFVVGSHIKHHPSNKEAGVALEEVVLPNTSDVPPIPQDLVRKYIIYAKERVHPKLNQMDQDKVARIYSDLRKESMATGSIPITVRHIESMIRMAEAHAKMHLRDYVLEDDVNMAIRVMLESFIDTQKFSVMRSMRKTFARYLAFRRDNNELLLFILKQLVAEQVAYQRNRYGVQNDTIEIAEKDLQDKARQINIHNLTAFYDSDLFRSNKFNHDGKKKLILQQF